The window TTACACGAAAATCCTGCAGAACATGTATCATGAAGGTGATTAAGCCTGAGAATATATATAGAAAAATAAGACCGTAAATCAACCAAGGCCAACGGTTGAACCCTACGAAAACGAGCAAAATTACGGCGGCGAGAAGCATCAAAGCGGCCTTTCCGGGCGTTAACTTGGATCGGATCGCCACCTGCGGCTTACCATACCGAACGTTGGAAACCATCAATATGGCAATCAGTAGAAATAAGGGAATCGTAATCCAGTGGGGGATATGATCGCGATTAAGAAAGATAGGGAGGAATCCGATCGTCACCCCGGCGACAGGCGAAGGCAATCCGGTAAAAGAACTCGGATCGTGAGCGACATTGAATCTCGCAAGACGATAAGCTGCGCAAATCGGGAACACTGCGGCGAGGAGCATTCCGATGGGAAAGAGATCTTCTTTCCCGAATACATCGATTTTATATTCGCTTAATACCATATTATAAAAAAGGAATCCGGGTGCGATGCCGAAGGCGGTAAGATCGGCCAAACTATCCAGATCGGCTCCCAATTCGCTGGTGGCGTCCAGAGCGCGAGCTACCATACCGTCGAGCCCGTCGCATATAGCGGCTAATAATATAAAAAAGCCGCTTAAGATATAAGCCTGAGGACCGTTTCCGGTCGCTTCTGCCGCGATGAGAATGGACAC is drawn from Leptospira fainei serovar Hurstbridge str. BUT 6 and contains these coding sequences:
- the pssA gene encoding CDP-diacylglycerol--serine O-phosphatidyltransferase, translating into MNRKLSWIPNTITLGNLTMGFVSILIAAEATGNGPQAYILSGFFILLAAICDGLDGMVARALDATSELGADLDSLADLTAFGIAPGFLFYNMVLSEYKIDVFGKEDLFPIGMLLAAVFPICAAYRLARFNVAHDPSSFTGLPSPVAGVTIGFLPIFLNRDHIPHWITIPLFLLIAILMVSNVRYGKPQVAIRSKLTPGKAALMLLAAVILLVFVGFNRWPWLIYGLIFLYIFSGLITFMIHVLQDFRVKLD